From Nymphaea colorata isolate Beijing-Zhang1983 chromosome 6, ASM883128v2, whole genome shotgun sequence, a single genomic window includes:
- the LOC116255823 gene encoding WD repeat-containing protein 26 homolog isoform X1 has product MGGVEDNEPPLKRVRSSPEELRSVSKNSSLIEPIGSFGDTMAKSLPYVRNETVGSMGVIKKVEFVRIITKALYTMGYEKSGALLEEESGIPLHSPTVSLFMQQVLDGNWDESVTTLGKIGQLEDSVFKSATFLVFEQKFFELLENGDVLDALKTLRMEIAPLCIKKDRVHELAGCIISPSLCNELVLGNKGLLHRSTRFRLLEELQKLLPPAVMVPERRLEYLVEQALTVQRESCIFHNSVDSALSLYTDHQCGRDQIPTKTIQVLQKHRDEVWFLQFSHNGKYLATASQDCTTMIWKINNHSEVSLRHVLAGHRKPVSFVSWSPDDHKLLTCGIEEVVRCWDIESGNCLQIYEKSGLGLVSCGWFPGGTKLFTGVNDKSICVWDLDGTEVDWWKGQRAVKMSDMVFMKEGTMISMNKETSILLQNRETRAERVILEDNSITSFSISKDERYILVNLSNEEIHLWSIKDDPRLMAKYKGHKRTRLDIRSCFGGSEESFVASGSEDSLVYIWHRGTGKLLEKLPGHSGAVNSVSWNPVNPHMFASASDDWTVRVWGLSDSDLRLVNGCSSNGHICNGVG; this is encoded by the exons ATGGGAGGTGTAGAGGACAATGAACCACCTTTGAAACGTGTCAGATCATCACCTGAAGAATTGAGGAGTGTCTCAAAGAACTCGTCTCTTATAGAGCCTATTGGCTCTTTTGGAGACACAATGGCAAAATCTTTACCTTATGTAAGGAACGAGACAGTCGGTTCTATGGGTGTTATAAAAAAGGTGGAATTTGTCAGGATAATTACAAAGGCTCTCTATACCATGGGTTATGAGAAAAGTGGTGCACTTCTGGAAGAGGAATCTGGAATACCACTACATTCACCCACTGTCAGCTTGTTCATGCAGCAGGTTCTTGATGGAAACTGGGATGAAAGTGTCACCACATTGGGAAAAATTGGACAGTTGGAAGATAGTGTATTCAAGTCTGCAACTTTTTTGGTATTTGAGCAGAAGTTTTTTGAGCTTCTTGAAAATGGTGATGTTCTTGATGCATTGAAGACACTGAGAATGGAAATTGCACCTCTATGTATAAAGAAGGATAGAGTGCACGAGCTTGCAGGTTGCATTATATCTCCTTCTCTATGTAATGAACTTGTGCTTGGAAACAAGGGTCTGCTGCATCGAAGTACGCGCTTCAGGCTTCTTGAAGAACTGCAGAAGTTGCTTCCTCCTGCTGTTATGGTACCTGAAAGGAGGCTGGAGTATCTGGTTGAACAGGCTCTTACTGTGCAAAGAGAATCATGCATCTTCCACAACTCTGTGGATAGTGCACTTTCTCTCTACACTGATCATCAGTGTGGGAGAGATCAGATTCCCACCAAGACAATTCAG GTGTTGCAAAAACACCGTGATGAAGTCTGGTTTTTACAATTTTCCCATAATGGGAAGTACTTGGCTACAGCATCTCAGGACTGCACGACAATGATATGGAAG ATAAACAACCACTCTGAGGTGTCATTGAGGCATGTATTAGCAGGACATCGCAAACCAGTGTCTTTTGTCTCATGGAGTCCTGATGATCATAAGCTGTTGACTTGTGGCATTGAAGAAGTTGTCCGTTGCTGGGACATTGAATCTGGTAATTGCTTGCAAATATACGAGAAAAGTGGTCTTGGCTTGGTCTCATGTGGGTGGTTCCCAGGTGGCACGAAGCTATTTACTGGTGTTAATGATAAAAGTATTTGTGTATGGGATTTAGATGGAACGGAGGTCGATTGGTGGAAAGGTCAGCGTGCTGTTAAGATGTCTGACATGGTGTTCATGAAAGAAGGAACTATGATAAGCATGAATAAGGAGACTAGCATTCTTTTGCAGAATAGGGAAACAAGGGCTGAGAGGGTAATTCTAGAAGACAATTCTATTACTTCATTTTCAATATCAAAAGATGAAAGGTACATACTCGTGAATCTGTCAAATGAGGAGATTCACTTATGGAGCATAAAAGATGATCCAAGGCTCATGGCCAAATATAAAGGGCACAAGCGTACTCGGTTGGATATACGTTCTTGTTTTGGTGGATCAGAGGAATCATTTGTTGCTAGTGGTAGTGAAGATTCACTG GTTTACATATGGCACAGAGGTACAGGAAAGCTTCTGGAGAAACTTCCAGGGCATTCAGGAGCTGTGAACTCTGTGAGTTGGAACCCTGTCAATCCACACATGTTTGCATCAGCAAGCGATGATTGGACTGTACGAGTTTGGGGTCTTAGTGATTCTGATTTGAGGCTTGTGAATGGGTGTTCCAGTAATGGCCACATATGCAATGGAGTTGGATGA
- the LOC116255823 gene encoding WD repeat-containing protein 26 homolog isoform X2, translating into MGGVEDNEPPLKRVRSSPEELRSVSKNSSLIEPIGSFGDTMAKSLPYVRNETVGSMGVIKKVEFVRIITKALYTMGYEKSGALLEEESGIPLHSPTVSLFMQQVLDGNWDESVTTLGKIGQLEDSVFKSATFLVFEQKFFELLENGDVLDALKTLRMEIAPLCIKKDRVHELAGCIISPSLCNELVLGNKGLLHRSTRFRLLEELQKLLPPAVMVPERRLEYLVEQALTVQRESCIFHNSVDSALSLYTDHQCGRDQIPTKTIQVLQKHRDEVWFLQFSHNGKYLATASQDCTTMIWKINNHSEVSLRHVLAGHRKPVSFVSWSPDDHKLLTCGIEEVVRCWDIESDGTEVDWWKGQRAVKMSDMVFMKEGTMISMNKETSILLQNRETRAERVILEDNSITSFSISKDERYILVNLSNEEIHLWSIKDDPRLMAKYKGHKRTRLDIRSCFGGSEESFVASGSEDSLVYIWHRGTGKLLEKLPGHSGAVNSVSWNPVNPHMFASASDDWTVRVWGLSDSDLRLVNGCSSNGHICNGVG; encoded by the exons ATGGGAGGTGTAGAGGACAATGAACCACCTTTGAAACGTGTCAGATCATCACCTGAAGAATTGAGGAGTGTCTCAAAGAACTCGTCTCTTATAGAGCCTATTGGCTCTTTTGGAGACACAATGGCAAAATCTTTACCTTATGTAAGGAACGAGACAGTCGGTTCTATGGGTGTTATAAAAAAGGTGGAATTTGTCAGGATAATTACAAAGGCTCTCTATACCATGGGTTATGAGAAAAGTGGTGCACTTCTGGAAGAGGAATCTGGAATACCACTACATTCACCCACTGTCAGCTTGTTCATGCAGCAGGTTCTTGATGGAAACTGGGATGAAAGTGTCACCACATTGGGAAAAATTGGACAGTTGGAAGATAGTGTATTCAAGTCTGCAACTTTTTTGGTATTTGAGCAGAAGTTTTTTGAGCTTCTTGAAAATGGTGATGTTCTTGATGCATTGAAGACACTGAGAATGGAAATTGCACCTCTATGTATAAAGAAGGATAGAGTGCACGAGCTTGCAGGTTGCATTATATCTCCTTCTCTATGTAATGAACTTGTGCTTGGAAACAAGGGTCTGCTGCATCGAAGTACGCGCTTCAGGCTTCTTGAAGAACTGCAGAAGTTGCTTCCTCCTGCTGTTATGGTACCTGAAAGGAGGCTGGAGTATCTGGTTGAACAGGCTCTTACTGTGCAAAGAGAATCATGCATCTTCCACAACTCTGTGGATAGTGCACTTTCTCTCTACACTGATCATCAGTGTGGGAGAGATCAGATTCCCACCAAGACAATTCAG GTGTTGCAAAAACACCGTGATGAAGTCTGGTTTTTACAATTTTCCCATAATGGGAAGTACTTGGCTACAGCATCTCAGGACTGCACGACAATGATATGGAAG ATAAACAACCACTCTGAGGTGTCATTGAGGCATGTATTAGCAGGACATCGCAAACCAGTGTCTTTTGTCTCATGGAGTCCTGATGATCATAAGCTGTTGACTTGTGGCATTGAAGAAGTTGTCCGTTGCTGGGACATTGAATCTG ATGGAACGGAGGTCGATTGGTGGAAAGGTCAGCGTGCTGTTAAGATGTCTGACATGGTGTTCATGAAAGAAGGAACTATGATAAGCATGAATAAGGAGACTAGCATTCTTTTGCAGAATAGGGAAACAAGGGCTGAGAGGGTAATTCTAGAAGACAATTCTATTACTTCATTTTCAATATCAAAAGATGAAAGGTACATACTCGTGAATCTGTCAAATGAGGAGATTCACTTATGGAGCATAAAAGATGATCCAAGGCTCATGGCCAAATATAAAGGGCACAAGCGTACTCGGTTGGATATACGTTCTTGTTTTGGTGGATCAGAGGAATCATTTGTTGCTAGTGGTAGTGAAGATTCACTG GTTTACATATGGCACAGAGGTACAGGAAAGCTTCTGGAGAAACTTCCAGGGCATTCAGGAGCTGTGAACTCTGTGAGTTGGAACCCTGTCAATCCACACATGTTTGCATCAGCAAGCGATGATTGGACTGTACGAGTTTGGGGTCTTAGTGATTCTGATTTGAGGCTTGTGAATGGGTGTTCCAGTAATGGCCACATATGCAATGGAGTTGGATGA
- the LOC116255823 gene encoding WD repeat-containing protein 26 homolog isoform X3, with the protein MGGVEDNEPPLKRVRSSPEELRSVSKNSSLIEPIGSFGDTMAKSLPYVRNETVGSMGVIKKVEFVRIITKALYTMGYEKSGALLEEESGIPLHSPTVSLFMQQVLDGNWDESVTTLGKIGQLEDSVFKSATFLVFEQKFFELLENGDVLDALKTLRMEIAPLCIKKDRVHELAGCIISPSLCNELVLGNKGLLHRSTRFRLLEELQKLLPPAVMVPERRLEYLVEQALTVQRESCIFHNSVDSALSLYTDHQCGRDQIPTKTIQVLQKHRDEVWFLQFSHNGKYLATASQDCTTMIWKINNHSEVSLRHVLAGHRKPVSFVSWSPDDHKLLTCGIEEVVRCWDIESGNCLQIYEKSGLGLVSCGWFPGGTKLFTGVNDKSICVWDLDGTEVDWWKGQRAVKMSDMVFMKEGTMISMNKETSILLQNRETRAERVILEDNSITSFSISKDERYILVNLSNEEIHLWSIKDDPRLMAKYKGHKRTRLDIRSCFGGSEESFVASGSEDSLDIIYLMIQHTSCSLVSSPLNCS; encoded by the exons ATGGGAGGTGTAGAGGACAATGAACCACCTTTGAAACGTGTCAGATCATCACCTGAAGAATTGAGGAGTGTCTCAAAGAACTCGTCTCTTATAGAGCCTATTGGCTCTTTTGGAGACACAATGGCAAAATCTTTACCTTATGTAAGGAACGAGACAGTCGGTTCTATGGGTGTTATAAAAAAGGTGGAATTTGTCAGGATAATTACAAAGGCTCTCTATACCATGGGTTATGAGAAAAGTGGTGCACTTCTGGAAGAGGAATCTGGAATACCACTACATTCACCCACTGTCAGCTTGTTCATGCAGCAGGTTCTTGATGGAAACTGGGATGAAAGTGTCACCACATTGGGAAAAATTGGACAGTTGGAAGATAGTGTATTCAAGTCTGCAACTTTTTTGGTATTTGAGCAGAAGTTTTTTGAGCTTCTTGAAAATGGTGATGTTCTTGATGCATTGAAGACACTGAGAATGGAAATTGCACCTCTATGTATAAAGAAGGATAGAGTGCACGAGCTTGCAGGTTGCATTATATCTCCTTCTCTATGTAATGAACTTGTGCTTGGAAACAAGGGTCTGCTGCATCGAAGTACGCGCTTCAGGCTTCTTGAAGAACTGCAGAAGTTGCTTCCTCCTGCTGTTATGGTACCTGAAAGGAGGCTGGAGTATCTGGTTGAACAGGCTCTTACTGTGCAAAGAGAATCATGCATCTTCCACAACTCTGTGGATAGTGCACTTTCTCTCTACACTGATCATCAGTGTGGGAGAGATCAGATTCCCACCAAGACAATTCAG GTGTTGCAAAAACACCGTGATGAAGTCTGGTTTTTACAATTTTCCCATAATGGGAAGTACTTGGCTACAGCATCTCAGGACTGCACGACAATGATATGGAAG ATAAACAACCACTCTGAGGTGTCATTGAGGCATGTATTAGCAGGACATCGCAAACCAGTGTCTTTTGTCTCATGGAGTCCTGATGATCATAAGCTGTTGACTTGTGGCATTGAAGAAGTTGTCCGTTGCTGGGACATTGAATCTGGTAATTGCTTGCAAATATACGAGAAAAGTGGTCTTGGCTTGGTCTCATGTGGGTGGTTCCCAGGTGGCACGAAGCTATTTACTGGTGTTAATGATAAAAGTATTTGTGTATGGGATTTAGATGGAACGGAGGTCGATTGGTGGAAAGGTCAGCGTGCTGTTAAGATGTCTGACATGGTGTTCATGAAAGAAGGAACTATGATAAGCATGAATAAGGAGACTAGCATTCTTTTGCAGAATAGGGAAACAAGGGCTGAGAGGGTAATTCTAGAAGACAATTCTATTACTTCATTTTCAATATCAAAAGATGAAAGGTACATACTCGTGAATCTGTCAAATGAGGAGATTCACTTATGGAGCATAAAAGATGATCCAAGGCTCATGGCCAAATATAAAGGGCACAAGCGTACTCGGTTGGATATACGTTCTTGTTTTGGTGGATCAGAGGAATCATTTGTTGCTAGTGGTAGTGAAGATTCACTG GATATCATATATTTAATGATACAACATACAAGCTGCAGTCTTGTTAGCTCACCGCTTAACTGTAGCTAA